A stretch of the Drosophila sulfurigaster albostrigata strain 15112-1811.04 chromosome 2L, ASM2355843v2, whole genome shotgun sequence genome encodes the following:
- the LOC133840867 gene encoding etoposide-induced protein 2.4 homolog produces the protein MAAIKNIALGILYGLWDSIRGMTLVLHIDNEVARQNAELETMRQLRRMDREQYRERTQRTPSPVPSSAAAMIREEYAKRAEAHSDERTLEKILKKKPAEKAEPQAEKKIAKKLFKCCILNGGFTWLSIVLFESVLLPTLKFCLTIFYGTQSDTLPFVWSWLHPILSLLFGMMWVLPIFMLSKIVSSLWFADIANAAYRVRKGRPQLIPSISKLVADFLFSMVVQMLFLVQSMLVNLVPVKYVGSTLCFVHLCLLYSLYSFEYKWFNMGWELHRRLTYIEKNWPYFFGFGIPLTVLTNMSSSVIVSSCIFSIFFPLFILSGNEAKPIVDTTEFSLRLFSPVVFISNMCFGGNPWSKANRLLAQQRKQLELQHRQRMLQREETLLKQKQQQYLMQQQREHDLHHRREPHSRSQTPQNAAPGQGAYRYAQPPVFDASRVRDSSASSTHSSNAATPSTNYRAPPYFGGAAAAGMRSNTPLVPTPVPGAPRAPIVVREESGPDDWNL, from the exons ATGGCAGCGATAAAA AACATCGCTCTGGGCATATTGTATGGCCTGTGGGACAGCATACGGGGCATGACGCTGGTGCTGCACATTGACAATGAGGTGGCGCGCCAGAATGCTGAGCTCGAGACAATGCGCCAACTGCGCAGAATGGACAGGGAACAATACAGGGAACGCACACAAAGAACGCCATCGCCAGTTCCAAGTTCAGCAGCCGCAATGATACGCGAAGAGTATGCCAAACGTGCGGAGGCACATTCTGACGAGCGAACGCTGGAGAAGATTTTGAAAAAGAAACCTGCTGAGAAGGCAGAGCCACAGGC CGAGAAAAAAATCGCCAAGAAACTGTTTAAATGCTGTATACTCAATGGCGGCTTCACCTGGCTAAGCATTGTACTGTTCGAGTCGGTACTGCTGCCAACATTGAAGTTTTGTTTGACCATCTTTTATGGCACACAGTCCGATACACTGCCATTTGTTTGGAGTTGGCTGCATCCGATACTGTCGCTGCTATTTGGCATGATGTGGGTGCTGCCCATATTTATGTTATCCAAAATTGTCAGTTCACTGTGGTTCGCTGACATCGCGAATGCTGCGTATCGTGTTCGCAAGGGACGTCCACAACTGATACCAAGCATTAGTAAACTGGTGGCGGATTTCCTCTTCAGCATGGTGGTGCAAATGCTATTTTTGGTGCAGAGCATGCTGGTCAATTTGGTGCCGGTGAAATATGTTGGATCCACGCTATGCTTTGTGCACCTGTGCTTGCTGTATTCGCTGTATTCCTTCGAGTACAAATGGTTTAACATGGGCTGGGAGCTGCATCGACGTCTCACCTACATCGAAAAGAATTGGCCGTATTTCTTCGGCTTTGGCATACCACTCACGGTGCTCACAAATATGTCCAGCTCGGTGATTGTCAGTAgttgcatattttcaatattcttTCCGCTTTTCATACTGAGCGGCAATGAGGCAAAGCCAATTGTGGATACCAC TGAATTCTCGCTGCGCTTGTTTTCGCCGGTGGTATTCATATCTAACATGTGCTTTGGTGGCAATCCCTGGAGCAAGGCCAATCGACTGTTGGCCCAGCAACGCAAACAGCTGGAATTGCAACATCGTCAGCGAATGCTACAGCGCGAGGAGACGCTGCTcaagcagaaacagcagcaatatctgatgcaacagcagcgtgaGCATGATCTGCACCACAGACGCGAACCGCACTCGCGTTCCCAGACACCGCAGAATGCGGCACCTGGTCAGGGGGCGTATCGTTATGCCCAGCCGCCGGTGTTTGATGCATCGCGAGTGCGTGACTCTTCGGCGTCGTCAACGCACAGCTCTAATGCGGCCACGCCCAGCACAAATTATAGGGCACCACCGTACTTTGGAGGCGCGGCTGCTGCTGGAATGCGTAGCAATACACCCCTGGTGCCCACGCCTGTGCCTGGAGCGCCACGAGCACCGATTGTGGTACGCGAGGAGTCGGGACCCGATGACTGGAACTTGTGA